The proteins below come from a single Uranotaenia lowii strain MFRU-FL unplaced genomic scaffold, ASM2978415v1 HiC_scaffold_662, whole genome shotgun sequence genomic window:
- the LOC129760568 gene encoding glutamate dehydrogenase, mitochondrial, whose product MWALLRTRSTLAAPALVRAEHTIPKALEKIATDKDPQFSKMVQYFFHKACVKLEPKMVKYMEKYPHMSEEKRRRRVSTIIDLVASGGNTLSLKFPVMLDNGQYEIMSAYRTHHAFHRLPVKGGIRFSSDVNRDEVKALAALMTFKCACVHVPFGGAKGGIKIDPACYSKQELQNITRRYTIELAKRNFIGPGVDVPAPDMGTGMREMSWIADAYSKTLGFKDINSQATVTGKPLHQGGIRGRTEATGRGVYISLDLFCSQKDWMESVGLKTGLADKKIIVQGFGNVGSFACKFLHDAGAKIIGIKESDCSLLNEDGINPDELMKHKATSKSLKGFPNAKEVKEDLMIHPCDILVPAAIEKSITSDNAGKIQAKIIAEGANGPTTPAADKILQERKILVIPDLYCNAGGVTASYFEYLKNINHISFGKLSFRQEAENFTEVLRSVERSLKDSGICADIRPSNKLDHYLHSASEADVVASGLKYVMQMAGQGIMRVANQQQLCLDLRTAAYMWSVEKIFKSTEAAGLAM is encoded by the exons ATGTGGGCCCTGCTAAGAACCCGTTCGACTTTGGCCGCCCCGGCTTTGGTCCGGGCCGAACATACGATCCCGAAGGCGCTGGAGAAGATAGCTACCGACAAGGATCCTCAGTTTTCCAAAATGGTTCAGTACTTTTTCCATAAAGCCTGCGTCAAGTTAGAACCTAAAATGGTGAAATACATGGAAAAGTATCCGCATATGTCGGAAGAAAAACGCAGGCGACGAGTTTCTACCATCATCGATTTGGTGGCCTCCGGTGGAAACACGCTATCGTTGAAATTTCCGGTCATGCTTGATAACGGTCAGTATGAAATAATGTCTGCGTATCGAACCCATCATGCCTTTCACCGATTGCCGGTGAAAGGTGGCATCCGATTCTCGAGCGATGTCAACCGGGACGAGGTCAAGGCCCTGGCTGCGTTGATGACCTTCAAGTGTGCCTGCGTTCATGTGCCGTTCGGGGGAGCCAAGGGCGGAATCAAGATCGATCCCGCCTGCTACAGCAAACAGGAGCTGCAGAACATCACTCGCAGATACACCATCGAGCTGGCCAAAAGGAACTTCATTGGACCGGGAGTGGACGTACCAGCACCGGACATGGGTACCGGAATGCGTGAAATGTCCTGGATTGCAGATGCCTACAGCAAAACACTCGGCTTCAAGGACATAAATTCGCaa GCCACGGTCACCGGAAAACCGTTACATCAGGGTGGAATCCGTGGCCGCACGGAAGCTACCGGTAGGGGTGTGTACATTTCCCTCGACCTGTTTTGTAGCCAGAAGGATTGGATGGAGTCTGTCGGACTGAAAACGGGTTTAGCTGATAAAAAGATTATTGTGCAAGGTTTCGGCAATGTTGGATCCTTTGCATGCAAATTTCTCCACGACGCTGGTGCTAAAATCATTGGCATAAAAGAATCTGACTGTTCCTTGCTTAATGAAGATGGAATCAATCCAGATGAACTTATGAAACACAAAGCAACATCTAAATCCTTAAAAGGGTTTCCTAACGCTAAAGAAGTGAAGGAAGATTTGATGATTCATCCTtgcgacattttggttccagctGCGATTGAAAAATCTATAACTTCAGACAACGCCGGTAAAATACAAGCCAAAATTATTGCAGAGGGTGCCAATGGTCCAACAACACCGGCCGCGGACAAAATATTGCAAGAGCGTAAAATTCTCGTCATACCAGATCTGTATTGCAATGCTGGCGGAGTAACGGCCTCGTACTTCgagtatttgaaaaatatcaaccacATCTCTTTTGGAAAATTATCGTTCCGTCAAGAGGCTGAAAACTTCACTGAAGTATTGCGATCGGTTGAGAGATCATTGAAAGATTCTGGGATATGCGCCGATATACGGCCAAGTAATAAGCTAGATCACTATTTACATAGCGCCAGCGAAGCCGATGTAGTAGCTTCAGGATTGAAATATGTTATGCAAATGGCTGGCCAGGGCATAATGAGGGTAGCTAATCAACAGCAGCTGTGTTTAGATTTGCGCACAGCAGCTTACATGTGGTctgtagaaaaaatatttaagtcaACCGAGGCTGCTGGATTAGCCATGTAA